The sequence TTAATACTGATTTATTAAGAGAAGTTCTAATAACAGGAAGTTTTTGGATATATCCAGCGATAGGTATAGCTGTTATGTTAGTTGTTGGTTTTCAAAATAGAAAATCAGATTTTTCTGATAAAGATAATGAATAAATAGAAAAATTTAGGCTATTGCAATGATGAACTGCAATAGCCTCTTTTGTTCTTATTAATTCTCTTTAGGTTTATTTATTTTATAGAATATGCTATATAACAATGGCACAACAAATAAAATTAACATTGTAGTAATAGTCAAGCCAAAAACAATAGTTATTGCCATATCTGAAAATAGAGGGTCAAACATTAATGGAATCATACCTAATACTGTTGTTCCAGCTGCAAGAGAAACAGCTCTTATTCTACTTGCACTTGAATCTATAATAGCTTTGAATGGTTCTTTTTTTAGAGTATAAATTTCATATCTTATTTCATCTATTAAAACAATAGCACTTTTTATCATCATACCACTTAAACTTATTGTCCCAATTATTGCCATAAATCCAAATGTTCTTCCTGTAATAAAGAGTCCAGGAAGTATACCAATAAAAGATAAAGGTAAAACTCCAAAAATTATAATTGGATCTCTTAAATTTCCAAATAGAAGTACACAGGTCATAAACATAATTATTAATTGCAATGGAACATAAGAAATGATTTCTTCTGTATTTTTTTCTTGTTCATAATATTCACCACTCCATTCTAATTTATAACCTTTTGGAAGCTCTATCTTACTTTCCTTTATTGCTTTGGAAAATCTTTTTCTAACATCTTCAACTCTATACCTACTTTTAACATCTGCTTGTACTTGAATTGCTCTAAAACCATCTTTTCTTATTATAATGGGATTTTCCCAGATAAGATTTTCTTTTTTGATAAGTTCTCTAAATGGAATACTTTTTAATCCTAAACCCCATACAGGAACTTGTCCTAAGTTATTAATATTAAATTCTCTACTATCATTTTTTTCTTTAAAAAGAACAGGTATGTTTTCTTCTCCATCTTTAAATGTACCAATTTTTATACCATTAATACTTCTATTTAATGAAGTTGCAATATCTAAGGCTGTTACAAGACTTTCTCTTTCTTTCACTTTATCAAGTTCAGGTTTTATAACTAATTGTTTTTCTTTCCAATCTGTTTGAACATTTTCTGCTCCTTCAATATTTCTTAAAATATTTCCAAATTTTTTAGAATATTCTCTTAAAATATTTGGATCATCTCCAACAATTCTAAGCTGTATAGGATATCTTGTGGGCATACCATTAGCGTATTTTCTAATTTCAACACGAGTATCTGGAAAATTATTATCTACAAGTTCTTTAACAATTTTACTAATTTTATCAATATCTTTAAGATTTTTAACTGTAATTATCAACTGAGATAAAGCTGTATTAGGTAATTCTGGAATAGTAGCAATATAGTATCTTGATGGAGAGCCTCCTATTGCTGAGGCAACTGATATTATTCCGTTTTGTTTTAAAATCTCATTTTCAACCGCTTCACTGATTTTATTAGTACATTCAATATCTGTTCCTTCTGGATTCCATAGATTAATTACAAAGCCTTTTTTGTCTGAATCTGGGAAAAAAGAAAATGGAACTTTTATAAATAATAACATTGAAAGGAAAAATGCTCCAAGTAAAATTAAAACTGAAAGTTTTTTATAAATTAAAATTTTTTCAAGTAAGGCTGAAAATTTATCATGTAATAATTTTCCTCTACCATTTCCAGATTTAAGATTATTTTCACTTAAATATATATCACAAAATACAGTTGTCTGTGTAAGTGAAATTATCCAACTCAATCCCAATGAAATAGCAACAACCCAAAACAAACTTTTTATATATTCACCAGCAGTTGTTGGCATAAGATACATTGGTAAAAATGCAATTATTGCTATAAAAGTTGCTCCTAAAAGTGGTATAGCTGTTTTTTCTGTTGGTTTAGTTAAAGAGGCATATTTATTATTTCCACTATCTAGTGAATCCAAAACTCCATCAACTACAACTATTGAATTATCAACTAACATTCCCATTGCAACTATAAAAGCACCTAAAGAAACTCTTTGTAAATCTATTTTCATTCCTAGCATTGCAATAAGAGTTCCCAATATTGAAAGAATAAGCCCACTACCAATTATCAATCCACTTTTAATTCCCATAGTAATTAAAAGAATACCTACAACAACTACAACTGACTCAATCAAATTAATTATAAACTGGTTTATTGCAGAGGATACAAGTTCAGGTTGATAGTAAACTTTTTCTATTTCAATTCCATAGGGTAAATCTTGTTTTAGAAGTTCAATTTTTTT is a genomic window of Fusobacterium nucleatum containing:
- a CDS encoding efflux RND transporter permease subunit, producing the protein MKIIEYSIKNRIVIVFATLILSVAGIFSYFKLGKLEDPEFKVKEAIVITLYPGASPESVEQEVTDKIEIALRKIPNADVDSISKAGYSEVHIKIDESTPSEEVDQQWDIVRKKITDVRAVLPLGALPSVILDDYGDVYGMFFAITSEGFSRDELYDYVKDIRKELEKTSGVAKTTLFGNRDAVIEVLVDKNKLANLGINEKMIALAFTSQNIPAYANSVLHGDRNIRFDIDQSFESIEDIENLVIYSTPPVLNIQKPTTVLLKDIAEVRRTEVNPYTTKMRYNGKEAIGLMLSPVTGTNVVETGKEINKKIELLKQDLPYGIEIEKVYYQPELVSSAINQFIINLIESVVVVVGILLITMGIKSGLIIGSGLILSILGTLIAMLGMKIDLQRVSLGAFIVAMGMLVDNSIVVVDGVLDSLDSGNNKYASLTKPTEKTAIPLLGATFIAIIAFLPMYLMPTTAGEYIKSLFWVVAISLGLSWIISLTQTTVFCDIYLSENNLKSGNGRGKLLHDKFSALLEKILIYKKLSVLILLGAFFLSMLLFIKVPFSFFPDSDKKGFVINLWNPEGTDIECTNKISEAVENEILKQNGIISVASAIGGSPSRYYIATIPELPNTALSQLIITVKNLKDIDKISKIVKELVDNNFPDTRVEIRKYANGMPTRYPIQLRIVGDDPNILREYSKKFGNILRNIEGAENVQTDWKEKQLVIKPELDKVKERESLVTALDIATSLNRSINGIKIGTFKDGEENIPVLFKEKNDSREFNINNLGQVPVWGLGLKSIPFRELIKKENLIWENPIIIRKDGFRAIQVQADVKSRYRVEDVRKRFSKAIKESKIELPKGYKLEWSGEYYEQEKNTEEIISYVPLQLIIMFMTCVLLFGNLRDPIIIFGVLPLSFIGILPGLFITGRTFGFMAIIGTISLSGMMIKSAIVLIDEIRYEIYTLKKEPFKAIIDSSASRIRAVSLAAGTTVLGMIPLMFDPLFSDMAITIVFGLTITTMLILFVVPLLYSIFYKINKPKEN